In the Setaria italica strain Yugu1 chromosome VI, Setaria_italica_v2.0, whole genome shotgun sequence genome, one interval contains:
- the LOC101753986 gene encoding uncharacterized protein LOC101753986 encodes MTAKTLRNKGGTTDYTKGVSREQRAINRRNKLESSLVSSGIKYPKSCSDKRAWKRMKKERFECRKAREAFRKFEENQRAIAVQRFGEPFRDREVSNIAFEERSFGEIVKPGQITYPISTNYVVDLSSLVVSLALFDGDKMLFACSGIPLPHGRTRESLTTFVTSAHLVRQFNENRNKDDKLRVAVRLPNNRTTDGFLGLYDKDIAIVTCYGFLGVRPIDLDLMATPSPGDSVQAAGRAFNSGSLMAMRGSLYEKRHLQNLDHLNTWGSDSQDISKALLGGPLLGCDNKILGINLDICDPGDANLRCTFLSMDLLCKRLKHFQILNPKKLHFRGYTLPKHVSSVVPSGFMQTICRLKSCGYPIPPPLVLEFNGQLLNHFEECFGELLPWKGYPYHQTPRGSGERVWNQLPKEIVTDVSRRVVSLASFNGYVRSFACTGLLIKWHGSKAKHTVILTSASLVRGRCNEDSIDNSLTIEVFLPPNQRAGGTLEFYNLDYNIAIVSLKKNFSAIHPDDIFIESAQNSSKKVVAIGRDAKFGILMAASGEAKRGNRGCKLDCKDVQVSTCKIKKAGIGGPLINLNGSFVGMNFYDGSGVTPFLPRHKIVEVLSGVNSLPSECGYNHPIPVNVGGGTKNGIQKNRWPVPEPYWYHGSLDVNIRDHLGGKHIGRRLQ; translated from the exons AT GACTGCAAAGACCCTGCGGAACAAGGGGGGGACTACTGATTACACAAAAGGTGTGAGCAGGGAGCAGAGAGCCATAAACAGAAGGAACAAACTGGAGTCGTCACTAGTTTCAAGTGGGATTAAGTACCCAAAATCTTGTTCTGACAAGAGAGCCTGGAAGCGCATGAAAAAAGAGAGGTTCGAAT GTCGAAAGGCTCGTGAGGCATTTCGTAAATTTGAGGAGAATCAACGTGCTATTGCTGTGCAACGATTCGGTGAACCTTTTCGTGATAGAGAAGTTTCAAACATTGCTTTTGAGGAGAGgtcatttggtgaaatagtcaaACCTGGTCAAATAACTTATCCAATCAGTACTAATTATGTTGTGGATTTGTCTTCCTTGGTCGTCTCGCTCGCTTtgtttgatg GAGATAAGATGTTATTTGCATGCTCGGGCATACCTTTACCTCACGGAAGAACTAGAGAAAGCCTAACAACATTTGTGACATCAGCACATTTGGTTAGACAATTCAACGAGAATAGAAATAAAGATGATAAGTTGAGG GTTGCAGTGCGCCTTCCTAATAATAGAACTACCGATGGGTTCTTAGGACTATATGATAAAGACATTGCTATCGTCACATGCTATGGCTTCCTAGGAGTCCGTCCTATAGATCTGGATCTTATGGCAACACCTTCACCTGGTGATAGTGTGCAAGCTGCTGGGCGTGCCTTCAACTCTGGCAGTTTGATGGCCATGCGTGGATCTCTGTATGAGAAACGCCACCTTCAAAACCTGGACCACCTCAACACTTGGGGTTCTGATAGTCAAGATATCTCTAAG GCTTTACTTGGAGGGCCACTTCTGGGGTGCGATAATAAAATTCTTGGGATAAACTTAGATATTTGTGACCCTGGTGATGCAAATTTGAGATGCACATTCCTATCAATGGACTTACTTTGCAAACGCTTGAAGCATTTTCAGATACTCAA tcctaaaaaactacaCTTCCGTGGATATACGTTGCCTAAACATGTATCAAGCGTAGTTCCTTCAG GGTTTATGCAAACTATTTGCAGGTTAAAGTCCTGTGGTTATCCCATTCCACCACCTCTTGTGCTCGAAT TCAATGGGCAATTGCTTAATCATTTTGAAGAATGCTTTGGTGAATTACTTCCTTGGAAAGGGTATCCCTATCATCAAACACCCCGTGGCTCTGGGGAGCGTGTCTGGAATCAACTTCCGAAAGAAATTGTGACAGATGTATCCCGTCGTGTTGTCTCACTTGCTTCATTCAATG GGTATGTGAGATCTTTTGCGTGCACAGGCTTGCTTATAAAGTGGCATGGAAGCAAAGCTAAGCACACTGTCATCCTGACTTCAGCCAGTTTGGTTAGAGGTCGTTGTAATGAGGATAGCATTGATAATAGCTTGACA ATTGAGGTGTTTCTCCCACCGAATCAACGTGCTGGTGGGACATTGGAATTTTATAATTTAGACTATAACATTGCTATTGTCAGTCTCAAGAAGAATTTCAGTGCTATTCATCCGGACGACATCTTCATTGAAAGTGCACAAAACTCATCTAAAAAGGTTGTAGCTATAGGGCGTGATGCTAAATTTGGTATATTAATGGCCGCAAGTGGTGAAGCGAAGCGTGGAAACAGGGGTTGCAAACTTGATTGCAAAGATGTTCAGGTGTCTACTTGTAAAATCAAGAAG gCTGGGATTGGAGGCCCGCTTATTAATCTTAATGGGAGTTTTGTTGGCATGAATTTCTACGATGGAAGCGGTGTAACTCCTTTCTTACCAAGGCACAAGATTGTTGAAGTTCTAAGTGGAGTGAATTCTTTACCATCAGAATG TGGATATAACCATCCTATACCTGTCAATGTTGGTGGTGGGACAAAGAATGGGATACAGAAAAACAG GTGGCCAGTGCCTGAGCCATATTGGTATCATGGCTCACTTGATGTGAACATTCGTGATCATCTAGGCGGCAAGCATATTGGGCGGCGTCTTCAGTAG